DNA sequence from the Schistocerca americana isolate TAMUIC-IGC-003095 chromosome 2, iqSchAmer2.1, whole genome shotgun sequence genome:
CCGTCAGTTTCTCGCCTAAATGTAATGCTGGTGTGATTTATTGCATGTCGTGAAGCAATCTGGTGTGATTTACTGCATGTCGTGAAGCAATCAGAAACTATGATGAAAGAGGATTAGTCGATTCCTCCAGTTCTTGTTGCTAGAAAAAGTGGTAAGTTCTGTCGCTCTTGGGATTTCTTGCTTTCTCTTAGTATTGTAGATTCTTCAGTGAGCAGGCCAGCCATCTGGTCGTCAGTCACTCGCAGACGAGTCAGTCTCTTCAAGATGAGCCAGCAGGCTTGCAATACTCCTAGTTCTTGGGACAATCTGACGGGGTTGGTTTGCATAGACTCTTTGGTTTCACCACGTAAACTGCAACAAACAGAAGGAAACGGGTTTTATTAAAGTTAGAAAATATTAATAGAATTAAATACAGTTTGATATTTACTACTGATAACAATGTGATAGGTTATCACTTTTTTTACATGGCACGAATTTCATTTTGAGCACTGTGGAAAGATTATGTTACGGTCGCATAACAGTGAGAATGTGAGAGACCTGTGGTAATAGATGCCCTAGAGAGAGTGTCGTTTCCACATGTACCAGTGATAGTTCGTGGGGATGTTGTATTGATTTAGCATCTCCTCGGAACAGTAACTACCTTCTTTTGTTCATGCATTTTAAATAGAGACCCCTGTGTAAGCGGCTTCCTATTCATACTGGCATTATAGTAGACGGCTCTTTGGCACATGGACCACGCTAGTAAATATCAAGCCTGGTGCATTTAGAGAGAGTTAGGATGTCACTCGAACGAAACTCTTCAAGGAGGGTAAGGCTGCCCACGTGTGCGGGAGTCAATACGCCAGAAATCTATACTGTGACATGATAAATCTTCACCACCTCAGGGCCTCAGTTTTCCGTACAgtggccggctgtggtggccgagcggttctaggcgctacagtctggaaccgcgtgaccgctacggtcgcagtttcgaatcctgccttgggcatggatgtgggtgatgtccttaggttagttaggtttaagtagttctaagttctagagcactgatgacctcggacgttaagtcccatagtgctcagagccattttcccatACAGGAAACGGATTTGAAGAACCCATAATTTGGGAGTTGGGCAGTGGTGAGCGCCGCTCGTCCCCTATTGCAGTAACTCCTTGCCCCACGTGAACGATCTGATGTGGTCTTAAGCCGCCCTGGAATGATCCAACGTGAAGCAGTGCGAAGCGGTTACTCTGTTCTACGCGCTCAGTGCAGCCACGATATTCTCCCGTCCGCACTCTCGCCCACCCAGTCCAGTACATTCACTGTGGTCGAACTAAAAAAATTTGATGAGAAAGATATTACAAATTCTGGAAAAAGTTAGTTACTGAATGCATATGTACTTAAAGAGCATATATTATATTTGACATATGAAATACAgaggtgtgtgtgtttctgtttgtgtgtgtgtgtgtgtgtgtgtgtgtgtgtgtgtatgtgtgtgtgtgtgtgtgtgtgtgtgtgtgcacgtctTGACTTTAAGACTCCTGATCGTTTTCTACCTTACGTAACCTGCAAATGAtggacacagttttacatttcaaaTATTCGGTGGAGTTTTTGGGCCCTGTATTTGCTTCAAAGTAATCGTGCGGGCCAATCATGGGCCTCTGTGACTGCCATAGTTGATATCCCATGTATTTCTGTGCTGCAAGTCTAAACTCGATTGCTTCCCTCGGTGGCTCAGCCAGTAATGACAGGGTACGGGTGTGACGGTCTCGGCGATACCTAGCTGGGTGCTCGCTAGCGTCGCGAGTCATCAGTTGCCGAAACTTCTGAGCGTGCCTCAACGACTACAGTTGTGATGAAGTAGGCACGTCGTATGTCACACAAGGCGGAGATCTCGCCTTAACTGCATGGCTTGCGAGATGGGCCCTAACCATAAATTTAAACAAAGTAAGAATAAGCAGTCTACAGGCGTGGTACGTTCCCATGAGTCAGATGAAAGCTGAGGCGAGGCAGTCGACCTCTAGAAAACTTGTCATACGCGAGATCTTCAGCAGAAAGTCGGTATTTTGTCCTGATGGGCTGTATCGATCCATCGGTACTTGAGAAAATAACGTTGTTTTCCGTTTCTCAAGCTAGCAATTCTCAAAGTGGGTTGTTTGagcagaagagataaaaatatccaAATAAGAAAGGTGATATAGATAGTGCTCCCAGTCGAGTATCTGGGAGATTATAACATAAAACAtcaataatacagaaaatttttacaGTATTAGAAGACTGGTTTGCTAATTTGTGAGTGTTATGTCTACTTAAAGGTTTCAACAGTTTGGATGGTACACGTAAATCTGTTAATCGACAAAGACAAATTCTCGTCGACACTAAAATAGTTCACCAAGTGCCAAACACGACAAAAAGTACAGAACTTCGAGAACATCCACTACAGGTGGATCTGTACTTAAAAAATTGTTCATTCAATTGCAAAGGTGGTGGCATAGTGAGACACAATTAACATAGGCACAGAGAAATTGCAGAAAGAATGACTATATTGCGAATGTACGCAATGTAAAGACGTAAGTTGACAGAGGAAACAGTCACGTATGCGTTGACTTGTGGTACATGATTCGGGCATAGACTTGTGGAGCTGCAGAGAGGAAGAAGCTGAGTTTTAAGTTGAATAAGGAAAGGAATACAGCCATCCATTCATATTCATGAATGAGAAATACGGGGAGTTTTCACCTTCTCGCATTGCCCTTCCTGAACAGAAGTTATTTTCTCTGTAGCTTCGGACACGTGCCATTGGATCATATTCTTCAAATATAGGCTGTACCCAGAGGAAGTTTTTGATATCGCCATTAACAGCATAATGTCCACAATTATAATTTCAGGATTGCACCCATGGTCCAGGTGTAGCGTCTTTCATTAATAGTCCAACATTTGTCGTTTCGTGTTAGAATCGTCCTCACTGCTTAAATTTAAAATAGcaatagcggccgaagacttccggcgtaaagTTACCCTCAccctgccaacggctttgtcaaagagagcggaagtGCCAACAGAGCTTCAGATCTCTCTCTTTCCCCTGGAGTGGCAAACTGCCCCTACAAGGCGGAAGACTCAGCAACGATGAGtggcatgatgatgcagaagacaatggtaaCCACTGCATTAAGAACAGATAATGCGTATctgcaagacatgtggcctgtaactgagaaagCGCCCTCATGACCTCTCCATTGCGAAAAGATTCCCATCAAGTACCGCGCTCAGATCTCTGGGAAGGGACTCCGAAACGAGAGGAGACCTTGACAAGTGATTGAAAAACCAAAGAAGGAATAACGTTCCACGAATCTGGACGTGGAATGACAGAAGATTCaacgtgttagggaagctagaaaatctgaaaacggaaatgctaagGCGCGTTAATGAACAGTGGGCGTCACGGATGTGAAATTGGAAGAGGACGTatgatttctggtgagatgagtgtACAGTAATATGAAAAGATGCAGAAAATTGTATTACTGGATTAGAATTTATTATGAATGGGATGGTAGGACAAtgagtgagttactgcgaacatTTCACTGATAGGGTttctctcatcagattcgacagcaaaccaacgctgaCAACAATAGTTTCGATATGCATGCTTCGTCGCAAGCAGATAAAGAGGTTTCaactggtaattcagtacgtaaaggtatATGAAAATATTgtagtcatgggagattggaaagTGGTTGTGCAGGAAGGCGTACAGGATAGGCTTACGGTTAAAAATGagcttggtagtaggaacgagaCCGGAGAAAGATTAATATGTTCTGCAATAGGTTTAGTAACGTAAAGACTGTACAAGAATCACACAAAGAGGAGTTAAACTTTGAGAAGGCTGCGAAATAcatgaaaatttcagttaaattaGGTCATGATCAGGCAGATATTTCGAATTCAAATATTAGGTTGTAAAGCGTAATAATGACGATGAGTTGGCTAAATTTGAAGAGAcaggtcaggaagaatcagtgcacaagtAAGTGACATACAGAAGTAGTAAGGAGTGAAGCGACACCTCTGAAGTTGTTTGAGGCTGTAGATACAGCCATAATGAATAACTCACTAGGTAGTTCAgctgaagagtaatggacatctctgaaagggGCAGTCGCAAAATTTGAAGAGAGAAACGTAGGTaaaaggaagataactgcgaagaaacagtggataacaaaagaaatacttccgcTGATAGACgaaagaaagaattaaaaatcCTTTCAGTGAAActgagaaatacaagtcacttaggaatgagccAAATAGAGTATGCAGGCAAGCTAAGGCAAAATGCCTCCACGAAAaaggtgaagaaatcaaaaaaagtAAAGTTTGCCCGAACGATTGACTCAACTTTGACGGAAGGATTGACTCAACctatagaaaagtaaaaacaactttcagtgaaatAAAAGAAACGCGGCAACAAtacgagtgcaacaggaattctactgttaaatgaagaggaggcagcggatagatggaaagagtatgcAGAGGGCACCTATGAGCAGGACGACTCACGTGATGTCAGaacaggaaaaggaacagaagtcgATAGGGAAGGCTTAGGGGATAGAATATTAGAAATTATAATGGCCTTGGAAGACGTAAATCAGAtggggcagaagggatagataaaattataTCAGAATCTAGTTGATGTGTACGAGTATTATAaggagactggtgatataccatcagactttccgaAAAAAAAAACTTCCGAACAGTTCCCAAGATTGTTGGAGTCGACAAGTGCTGCAATTGTCACACAATCAGCATATAAGCTCATGCACTCAAgtagctgacaggaataatatacagatgagtgTAAAAGTAGACTGAAGATATGTTAGATTACGGTCAGTGtgcatttaggaaaggtaaatatgACAGTTCTGAGATTGTGGTTGACAACAGAGGCAAGctcgaagaaaaattaagacatgttcataggatttgtcaacgtggtaaaagcgttcgacatgTTAAACGCTGTAAGATGCTTCAAACCTGAGAAAGAAAGGGGTAAGCTACAAGGAAATATGGTAATATACAAGTACaagaacagtaagaatggaagacgaGGAACAAAACTCTGTGATTGAAGAGGATGTAAGAGGAAGGGGTAAACTTTCACCCCATCTGTTCAAGATGCaaaacggaaataaaaggaaggctcaTGCGTGGGAGTAAAATTTATGGTGACAGGATATAAATAATAAGATTACCTGACGACGTTGCTATCCTCATTTAAAATGATGAAGAATTACTGGAACCGTTGAATGGAACCAACggtctaatgaatgcagaatatggattgacagtaagtcGCAGAGAGGCGAAAGTAaaaagaagtagcagaaaagagaacagtcgGAAACTTAACTGGCTATCACGATCGAGATGGCGTGAAGAAATTTTGCTAAACAGTCACCAAAAAACACATGACGGACTAGAGAATGAGGACATAAGAAGGAGACTAGCGCTGATAAAAGGGTATTCTTGGCCAAAAATCTGCCAGTTTCGGGTgttagtttaggaaagaaatttctgagaaagtacgtttggagcacagcattctgtaGCAGTGAGagctggactgtgagaaaaccggaacaaaagggaATATAAGCATTTatgatgtggtgctactgaagaatgttgaaaattaggtggtctgataaagtAAGACATGATGGGGTTCTCCCCAGAATATGCGAATaaaggaatgtatgggaaacactgaaaagAGAAACAACggtatgatagaacatctgctaagacatcagagcATAACTCTTATGTTACCGGaggaagctgtagaaggtaaaaaatgTAGGTGTAGACAAAGTTTGGGATacgttcagcaaataactgaggacataggttgaaaGTGTTACTCTGTGATAAAAAGTTGGACAAAGGAGAGAAAATTGTGGTGGACCAcaacgaaccagtcagaagactgacgagtcAAAAGAAATCCAGTTTAGTGCTCCCTGTTCGTGGCTTATTTCTCAATTTTCTGTTCGTCATGAAGTCTCAGCTCGACACTATGTCTAAATGTTTGTAGAGAAACAATTTTATAGACTATAATTCTTCATATTGTCTTTTTAACTGAACTGAAACATTTTTTCTCTAGATTACTGTAGCAAATAAGTTACATTACTGAGTCAGCTTTTTGGTGATAAATGGAGATGTCTGGAACATGTCAGGGAAGTGAAAGCAAGGTGCCAGGAAGCACATAAAATCATAAAGTGCCTTAGTGCCTACAGTTCTCAAGTCCTGCAGCTTTACATTGCATTTCTTCGGTTCTGTCTTGGGTACGACTGCCCTGTATATGGACTAGCAAGGCAGACATACATCAAGTTAGACGTTGTCCACAATGAAATATGATATCGTAATTATGTATCTAAAGAACCAGCTTGATTTCTAACATACGCGACAAGGCTGAGGAACCATGCTCTCCACAAGCCTGCATTTTCTCATAGCGAGACATGCCGTGTAGATAACGGAAACATTACCATTGGATAAAGGAGTTAATTCACATTTTGATCGTCTGTGCAGAAACTGGCAGCACACAAAAGTATCCGCGTTGCCTGAGAAAGAGGAGGCGTGTTCATTCGGCTCTTTTAAATACAAAGCTTTATTTGCCTTATTATAGTGTAGTCTACAGCGTTCACAATACACCTCTTCTGGGAGTGGCATACTGACTAACAAACTCCAATTTGAGCCCTTTAAATATACCATCATCGTATTCCTCATCATGTCAGGTTGTGAACCGACCGGTACTCTGTCCGGACGTGATTGGATATCAGCTGTATTTTACAATCGAATGGCATATACTAATCGAAATCTTCGGTGTCTGTGTTAGCCTGTTGATCAGTTACAGACTCTGAGAAGTATATAAACAATGTTTCCGTAACCTCAATCCATTGCTCAGGATACTATGTGTGAAAAAAACAAGATAACCAAAATGTTAATAGTTTGGAGAGAGAGTCAAAGGTATTTAATGGTGAGccctctcatcttcatctgctCTTGAAGATTCCGATTTTACTAGAGTTTTAGGAATTATTCTCCGTATCTTGTGTCACTATTGCTCCGTACGATCCCTGTCGAAGTTAACTGACTGTTGTGATCTGAGGTGACCTGCTGTTTATTAGTCGACAGCAATATTATTGTTCCTGACTCTATGAACCACTTGACAGTATACGCACAGCTGTGCTGAAATGCGTTTTCCTTAGCCAtccctgtacttgtttactgtaaggtCACCGCCTCTTTCCGGTGGCGGCCACGGaaagccaagtgcaataatatcgtggttgtgTTGTAACAAATTCGCTACATATGTTAACTTCTTCGCTTGATTTGTATACATGTCCATCCTCATATTCATTACACTACGAGCACATCAGGAACGGTAAGACAATGGTACAGCTCAATATGTGCTCATATCTGTTTGTCTACATCTGCCACTTGTTAGTTCAATAATATCTGTTCTACGAAGCTTTTACACAAATGATTACTAAGCAAGATTGTTGGTATTCTTATGACTGCTTACGTCTCTAAATACTCGACACAACTTCGAAGGACACGTACACatgaattaatttttcattttaagttACTTCTACAGGCGAGTCTATAAGCCATTAGAAGGATGTACTTGCGCTTTTTGGCTTACGCATAACCTTTACTTTCGTGCTAATCAACGCATTACAGACACAATTTCTGACTCGATGGAAATCTCAGCTAGTACTATGACTACGCTATTTTCCACTCCTTCTACCTCGATATTCTGGTCTGACATAATTAACTCGCTTTCACCAAGTTCTGCTTTCACGCTTCACTGGGTCCCAAATACTATGTGTGGGCTGCTGCTCTTTATAAATGCCTCAAATACGGGGTAATTTTTTACAATGCTTGTGCGGTTGATTACTAATATGGCGTATCATCGCCTGTCTTAGGCACACAGGTTGGTGGCTAAATTTTGAACTTTTCCAATCTTGTATCctatttctatttttttcatgAACGTATAACAAGTATTGTTGATGTACACTAGTACGATGAAAAGTGTGCCTTGCCTTTTTACAATGCTTTACTGTATCTAGATCTAGGTAGAAAGCTAGCAatgcatttacttcaaaataaaccACGCGGTACTCGTGCTAACATGCGTCGCCCattaaaatatctctttgctaAATGTTGAGATTATAGCCTCTGGAGAACTTTATGTCGCGTTATACAACATAATCCAAACAAAAGAACTCAGTTTCTAAACTTTAGAAAGTTAAAAAATTCAGAAGATTTAAGAGTACAACATGTAAATGGAAAAAGAGAATTAAATATGTGCAGGAAATTGCTTGGAATAGTTTTGGTGAAGATTTCGATGAGTTTGCAATTTCGTAAAGTGCAGAATCTTGCATTGTTCACGGGGAGGTAACAATATGCTGCTTCCTTAGATGGTTTGATTTAACTCATATTCTAACATTCACTTTGAAACACTTTACGAAACATTATACTTAACAGTCCGTGGTTATCTTGTCAATCATGAATAGAAAATCTTGTTATTTAAAGTAACGTACCCTTCGGTAGCAGGTTGTAGCAAGAATACAGCTTCAGTGAATTAGCATACAAGTAGAACTTGTTGTCTGCCTGGACACAAATGGTATCCTCGTCTTCTTCCGCGTACGACGGCGCCGCCAGTCTCCTCACAGCCGGGAACGTGGCGGACGGCTCTTCCGCACCCTGGATGGTGGCATTGGTCGACTCTTCTGGTTGTCCGTGCACCACCGCAACTGCGACCAGTGCTGTAGAAAACGATGAACAGTATTACAGCTCGTAACTTTGTCCACTGCCTGTTAGTGCAACTTCACCATCTAGCGCTCTGATACTACTGCCTGGTACTGCGACTCAGGCAGGTGCTAGCCTTACAATACCGAGATGCAATGCAACTCTGGTGACTCACGCCACAACTCAGCCACTTGCTAATGTATCTTCTCTGGATGTAAATGGTTCTCTATTGTCTCGTAGTCTCTTAAGTTGTACATGAAATCCAATGTAGCTGATATTGGGGAAGCTATAGTAGGATAATACCTCATATTTGTGACATTTATGTAGAATGTTTTAAGACGTACTGTACCAAAACAGGAGAATATTTTCGGTACCTAAATGCAGATATAACTCAAGatatcgctcttaatggaacaaattcGACAATTGGAAAGATAATTTGAAAGGTAAGACGTGGAAATGTCACATGGCCACTACAGGTCAGAATATACAcggtgtaaaaaaaaagtattgcatattTTGAGAGGTTGTGGTTCGGATGAAACTATGAGAGAAGTCCAGTTCAAATAGAATCTAAAACGCTTACCTTAAGAGCTTCGAACAGTTGTTGAAACTGTAAACcgtattcacagttctgggtaaGTGCACTTACATTACTTCTAACAGATCCAGTATGTATTGTGAACAGCTAATGAAAACCATTTACGTTGTAGTTCTTTTCTGCAATTTCCAGCATAATGGAAGCCCGTTATTACAGACGGTGAACAGCAAACACCATTTCGAGCACATCCTTTAGCGACGACTCACAAAATCAGGTCGTATGTAATACCCGATGTCTCACGTATTTTTCAGCTACCGCCTAAGTTTATAATCATTTCTTGTATCTGTATGTATTTATGAATTTTGTCGTTAATTACATTTTATCAAAAGGTAATATATGCTTAGTGAataaataaggaataaaaaaaatattaactgCATTAAATACGCTGGCAATGTCAAGGGAATTATGTTGAACTATTACAAAGAATATATTTCATGGAAAGATAATGACGTTGGCGCGAGAGCATGCAGTCCTAGAACTAAGGGCAGAGATGAGTTGCGAAGCATCTCTTATGTGGTACAGACGTGTGTGTTGGCTCGCAAATGCCAAACGGAAATTGTTGTGGAAATTGTGTTATAATACGTATGTGGCAAGGCGAAATATAAATAAGCCAGCACATATATGTACACAGAACACGATTACAAGAAAATACTGTAATTAATGAAGACTGCTGTGTGCATATATTTTATTCAAGCTGCTCTCTCATCAAGAAGAGTCTACCGTCAGTAACAAATTTCGTGCCAGAAGCAACTCATCGCAAAGTAAGATCTAGCAAGTATTTTGACTGCTCTGTGACAAGCATGCCAGTGTAATAGTAAATTTTTGGGACATTATTCAAAACAATCTTTACAGACTCAAGTCGTTAACCAGGAACAGCGTACTGCCCTCAAACCAtggcttctgctacggtcgcaggatcgaatcctgcctcgggcatggatgtatgtgatgtccttaggttagttaggtttaagtagttctaagttctaggggactgatgaccacagctgttcagtcccatagcgctcagagccatttgtaccatttttgaaccatggctTCCCAGAAAGTAGTAAGTAAAAGAAGTAGTTAAAATAAATTCGATTCAGTTAAAGTTACAACTGATTTTCAATAAAACAATCATTGTAATAAAAAATAGATGTATCCACATTTGTTCATACAGTGGTGCACAACTATGGTAAGGCAGAAAAGCAGTTCAAACTACAAGTGATTCTTATGCAACTTGCAAATTTTATTGACAAAAGTAAGCTGGTTATGTCACAGTCAAAGAAATTTTACAATTTTATGTTATGTTCTGTAAATGACATTACGTGCGTACGTCAACGTAACATTAGGATTCGCATATAATAGTTGCCATACATGACGGTTTCTGCGGCATCATTTGCGAGGCAACCGGCAAAGAATATTTCACTGTCCTAGGCAAgattaaacatattttcaaacagACAGCATTTTCATGAGTT
Encoded proteins:
- the LOC124596535 gene encoding uncharacterized protein LOC124596535, with the translated sequence MKAALLFVVALVAVAVVHGQPEESTNATIQGAEEPSATFPAVRRLAAPSYAEEDEDTICVQADNKFYLYANSLKLYSCYNLLPKVYVVKPKSLCKPTPSDCPKN